From Haloarcula rubripromontorii, one genomic window encodes:
- a CDS encoding DUF5789 family protein yields MLYGSRSQADLTELLETATYPISVATARQEFEDVRLVYADGTEPLAAALDRIEDERFDSPDEAQSSIYNSIPFEGVSEPGQSEGEG; encoded by the coding sequence GTGCTGTATGGCTCGCGAAGTCAAGCTGACCTCACGGAACTTCTCGAAACGGCGACGTACCCGATCTCGGTCGCGACTGCGCGTCAGGAGTTTGAGGATGTACGGCTCGTGTACGCGGACGGTACCGAACCGTTAGCTGCGGCACTGGATCGGATCGAGGACGAGCGGTTTGACTCTCCCGACGAAGCGCAATCGTCGATCTACAACTCTATTCCGTTTGAAGGGGTCAGTGAGCCGGGCCAGTCAGAGGGCGAGGGCTGA
- a CDS encoding tyrosine-type recombinase/integrase: protein MSRDKSQDGEGQVRGIPTATQPSKVALTEKQITDYQHHRKRMLKWCLNLGKNPDEAVGYSEDTIRVRAGHIDRFYRWVWNNASDGYTTQVTEDQADQYLKELAYRDDLSRSTANKYKKALQMLFKWRSHDLGEDHDWDPALTFATSDSSSQPRDYLSRDERQQLREGVLELGDEIPSYKSVSPEERRRIKKLLAVRLSKPLSEIGKDDWKEERSWKYPSMVFTALDAGLRPVEVGRATTEWVDISNEVLRIPKGESSKNRENWTVALSERTADYLDRWLTERESYTKYDDTDALWLTRRGNPYSSSSCNGLLSRVLEHTDIDRDVTWYAIRHSVGTYMSAEAGLGATQQQLRHKSSQTTLKYDQAPPEERRDALDKM from the coding sequence ATGAGCCGCGACAAATCGCAAGACGGCGAAGGGCAAGTCCGTGGAATCCCCACGGCCACCCAGCCGTCCAAGGTTGCATTGACCGAGAAGCAGATCACCGACTACCAACACCACCGCAAGCGGATGCTAAAGTGGTGCCTCAACCTCGGCAAAAATCCCGATGAAGCCGTGGGGTACTCCGAGGACACCATCCGCGTCCGTGCGGGTCACATCGACCGCTTCTACCGGTGGGTCTGGAACAACGCGTCGGACGGGTACACCACGCAAGTCACCGAAGATCAGGCAGATCAGTATCTCAAGGAGTTGGCCTACCGAGATGACCTGTCGAGGAGCACGGCGAACAAGTACAAGAAGGCCCTCCAGATGCTCTTCAAGTGGAGGTCGCACGATCTCGGCGAAGACCACGACTGGGATCCCGCCCTCACGTTCGCCACCAGCGACAGCTCCAGCCAGCCCCGAGACTACCTCTCCCGCGACGAACGTCAGCAACTCCGTGAAGGCGTCCTCGAACTCGGCGACGAGATTCCCTCCTACAAGTCCGTCTCACCCGAGGAACGCCGCCGCATCAAGAAACTCCTCGCCGTCCGCCTCTCGAAGCCGCTCAGCGAGATCGGCAAGGACGACTGGAAGGAAGAACGGTCGTGGAAGTACCCCTCGATGGTGTTCACCGCACTCGACGCCGGCCTCCGCCCGGTCGAAGTCGGGCGCGCGACGACGGAGTGGGTGGACATCAGCAACGAGGTGCTGCGCATCCCGAAGGGCGAGTCCAGCAAGAACCGGGAGAACTGGACGGTCGCACTCTCGGAACGCACGGCGGACTACCTCGACCGCTGGCTCACCGAGCGCGAGTCGTACACCAAGTACGACGACACGGACGCCCTCTGGCTCACGCGGCGCGGTAACCCGTACTCCTCGTCGAGCTGTAACGGCCTCCTCAGCCGGGTGCTGGAACACACCGACATCGACAGGGACGTGACGTGGTACGCCATCCGACACTCGGTCGGGACGTACATGTCGGCGGAGGCCGGTCTCGGCGCGACGCAACAGCAGTTGCGCCACAAGTCGTCGCAGACCACCCTCAAGTACGATCAGGCCCCACCAGAGGAGCGGCGCGACGCCCTAGACAAGATGTGA
- a CDS encoding Mov34/MPN/PAD-1 family protein encodes MSVITTLHTAIRRIFSAHPPDRPEEEWMTPRLLVTADVCSKTRRGLRSHSPPHEDHEGVVYWAGRSIPDESTKVALSVVVPEATTTPGSYDVSSVANAAVINAIHEHDLELIATVHSHPGERTSHSDLDSEAAQLPHDGYFSIVVPNYAEDGVRPYTECGVHVYRDGTFVELDASAIEDRVETLPSAPSYVDTREQ; translated from the coding sequence ATGAGCGTCATCACTACCCTTCATACTGCCATTAGGCGTATCTTCAGTGCTCACCCTCCTGATAGGCCAGAGGAGGAGTGGATGACGCCGCGTCTCCTCGTCACCGCGGACGTCTGTAGCAAGACGCGTCGGGGCCTTCGCAGCCACTCGCCTCCACACGAAGACCACGAGGGTGTTGTCTACTGGGCGGGCCGGTCTATCCCGGACGAATCCACGAAGGTCGCCCTCTCGGTCGTCGTTCCAGAGGCCACCACAACCCCCGGATCGTACGACGTCTCTTCGGTGGCGAACGCGGCGGTGATTAACGCCATCCACGAACACGATCTCGAGCTGATAGCCACCGTTCACAGCCATCCCGGTGAGAGGACGAGCCACTCTGATCTGGACAGCGAGGCAGCTCAACTGCCACACGACGGGTACTTCTCGATCGTCGTTCCGAACTATGCGGAGGACGGAGTCCGCCCCTACACCGAATGTGGCGTCCACGTCTACCGCGATGGTACGTTCGTCGAGTTGGACGCGTCGGCGATCGAAGACCGGGTCGAGACGCTCCCTTCCGCCCCCTCCTACGTCGACACCAGAGAACAATGA